The Armatimonadota bacterium genome includes a window with the following:
- a CDS encoding sulfatase, giving the protein MPGNARRWNLLILCPDQLRADYLGCYGHPRIGTCRLDALAAEGALLERAYCAAPLCGPSRISFVTSTRLSEHNHRNYGSTVDFGVPNLVRSLKEAGYRTAMFGKNHCFEQDQLPEIWDELDEICQGNYDSHPLYRRSFEAFPMDPDSSFASDARITQDAVEFISRQRGGEPWLCWVNWQSPHPAFTCPEPFFSMFRPDEMILPEGYRNPASAKPRRVLNWRIASQAQDASDEDIRRAIAAYMGQVRWVDQLAGQILDALSESGQDGSTLVAFFADHGELLGDQGCFHKIPVFYECLTRIPVILRHPEGAYRGRFRGLVEEVDLAPTLLEACGIPIPLAFTGKSLHDRLVSRRLDDSEGRPSALVEAGIKAPTWPEPWPEPQKAPFPPHSFGPGAMITDGRYKLSLYHDDTPELYDLQTDPKELNNRFEDPLLKDVRDRLTLELCRRLLGAGVRDAKVICWPEGADPRDTPMETTVLRERLRRLEEQGDAR; this is encoded by the coding sequence ATGCCAGGGAACGCGCGACGATGGAACCTGTTGATCCTGTGCCCGGACCAGCTCCGGGCGGACTATCTGGGCTGCTACGGGCACCCGCGGATCGGGACGTGCCGGCTTGATGCGCTGGCTGCCGAAGGAGCGCTGCTGGAGCGCGCCTACTGCGCCGCTCCGCTCTGTGGGCCCAGCCGCATCAGCTTCGTCACCAGCACGCGTCTCTCCGAGCACAACCACCGAAACTACGGGTCCACGGTGGACTTCGGCGTCCCCAACCTGGTACGAAGCCTGAAAGAGGCCGGCTACCGGACTGCGATGTTCGGAAAGAACCACTGCTTCGAGCAGGACCAGTTGCCTGAAATCTGGGACGAGCTGGATGAAATCTGTCAGGGCAACTACGACAGCCATCCGCTCTACCGCCGCTCTTTCGAAGCCTTCCCGATGGACCCGGACAGTTCGTTCGCTTCGGACGCCCGCATCACTCAGGATGCTGTGGAGTTCATCAGCCGCCAGCGCGGTGGCGAGCCGTGGCTGTGCTGGGTCAACTGGCAGAGTCCGCATCCAGCGTTCACCTGCCCGGAGCCGTTCTTCTCGATGTTCCGGCCCGATGAGATGATCCTGCCGGAAGGCTACCGAAACCCAGCCTCCGCCAAGCCCCGGCGCGTGCTGAACTGGCGTATCGCCAGTCAGGCGCAGGATGCCTCGGACGAGGACATCCGCCGCGCCATCGCGGCCTATATGGGACAGGTGCGCTGGGTGGATCAACTGGCCGGCCAGATCCTGGACGCCCTTTCGGAATCCGGGCAGGACGGCTCCACGCTGGTGGCCTTCTTTGCGGACCACGGCGAGCTTCTGGGAGATCAGGGATGCTTCCACAAGATCCCGGTGTTTTATGAGTGCCTCACGCGCATCCCTGTCATCCTGCGCCATCCGGAGGGCGCATATCGCGGACGGTTCCGCGGACTGGTGGAGGAGGTTGACCTGGCCCCGACCCTGCTGGAGGCGTGTGGCATTCCCATTCCCCTGGCTTTCACCGGGAAGAGCCTGCATGATCGCCTTGTGTCACGGCGGTTGGACGACTCCGAAGGACGCCCGTCCGCGCTGGTGGAGGCCGGGATCAAGGCCCCCACGTGGCCGGAACCCTGGCCGGAACCCCAGAAAGCCCCCTTCCCGCCGCACAGCTTCGGACCGGGGGCGATGATCACGGACGGCAGATACAAGCTGAGCCTGTACCACGATGACACCCCCGAGCTGTATGATCTGCAGACCGACCCGAAGGAGCTGAACAACCGGTTCGAGGATCCACTGCTGAAGGATGTGCGGGATCGCCTGACACTGGAGCTCTGCCGCCGTTTGCTGGGAGCCGGAGTGCGTGATGCCAAGGTGATATGCTGGCCGGAAGGGGCCGATCCGCGCGACACCCCGATGGAGACCACCGTCTTGCGAGAACGTCTGCGCCGCCTGGAGGAGCAAGGCGATGCCCGCTGA
- a CDS encoding UPF0309 protein, translating to MMGTSPVTLQYLQRLQELMDWIAANQLEAIERAAAIIAEATKEDRLVHIIGTGVHSRLATEDGFFRAGGLANVNPILALPMESGVRYITAQEQRAEPVAALLDMHPLNAGDPLIVANLYGMNAFTIETLLQAERRGLRTILLTSRQCAREIPKDHPSRHPSRMDAEEAPSEVLIDVPMPMGDALLTFEGCPFPVGPSSCVLLSFTLHSMMSTAVARLLEEGFDPPVIRSINTPDFGVANERLWKRYGGRVKHL from the coding sequence ATGATGGGTACATCCCCCGTGACACTGCAGTATCTGCAGAGGCTGCAGGAGCTGATGGACTGGATCGCCGCGAATCAGCTGGAGGCGATCGAACGCGCCGCTGCGATCATTGCAGAGGCGACGAAAGAAGACCGTCTGGTTCACATCATCGGCACCGGCGTTCACTCCCGCCTGGCCACGGAGGACGGTTTCTTCCGCGCGGGTGGTCTGGCGAATGTCAACCCCATCCTGGCCCTCCCGATGGAGAGCGGCGTGCGCTATATCACGGCGCAGGAGCAGCGCGCGGAGCCGGTGGCGGCGCTTCTGGATATGCATCCCCTGAATGCGGGGGATCCGTTGATCGTTGCGAACCTGTACGGGATGAACGCTTTCACTATTGAGACGCTCCTGCAGGCAGAGCGCAGGGGGCTTCGCACCATCCTCCTGACCTCGCGGCAGTGCGCCCGAGAGATCCCGAAGGACCACCCAAGCCGTCACCCCTCCCGGATGGACGCGGAGGAGGCTCCTTCGGAGGTTCTGATCGACGTGCCGATGCCGATGGGGGATGCGCTGCTGACGTTCGAGGGGTGTCCTTTCCCCGTCGGGCCCAGCAGCTGTGTCCTGTTGAGCTTCACCCTGCATTCTATGATGTCCACAGCGGTGGCCCGACTGCTGGAGGAGGGGTTCGACCCTCCTGTGATCCGCAGCATCAATACTCCGGATTTCGGCGTAGCGAACGAGCGCCTCTGGAAGCGTTACGGGGGACGGGTCAAGCACCTGTGA
- a CDS encoding methicillin resistance protein: MQVHLMRPEEAGDYHAFVRDHPYGDVLQTAAWARLKAASGWKPHFLLGRSPDGMVRAACLALERKLPRLPFALLYCPRGPVLDWDDPGAFRAMSEELKSLASRQRAILVKIDPPVPATHPEAARVIDACGFVPVRDGGFGGVQPRCVMKLDLSPGLDAVFESFKPKWRYNIRLAQRKGVRIREGNGQDVDRFYDILLETARRDRFLVRGRSYFHAMWRELSQDGLIRLFLAEYEGNTIAGALLFVMGRQAWYTYGASSNEHRNVMPNHLLQWTMMQEASAAGCTVYDFRGVSCSGEDPASEHLQGLNRFKAGFNATLVEYVGEFDLPVSKGLYVGWTKVAPAIASLVRRKAAAQGGEQPL, from the coding sequence GTGCAGGTTCATCTGATGCGCCCGGAGGAAGCGGGCGATTATCACGCGTTCGTCCGCGACCATCCTTACGGGGACGTTCTGCAGACGGCGGCTTGGGCGCGGCTCAAGGCGGCTTCCGGCTGGAAGCCGCACTTTCTGCTGGGTCGCTCGCCGGATGGTATGGTCCGCGCGGCATGCCTCGCTCTGGAGCGCAAGCTTCCCCGCCTTCCTTTCGCCCTCCTCTACTGTCCCCGCGGCCCTGTGCTGGACTGGGACGATCCTGGCGCGTTCAGGGCAATGTCGGAGGAACTGAAGTCTCTGGCCTCCCGCCAGCGCGCTATTCTGGTAAAGATTGACCCTCCGGTGCCGGCCACGCATCCAGAGGCGGCCAGAGTCATTGACGCTTGCGGCTTTGTGCCCGTCCGCGACGGGGGTTTTGGAGGGGTGCAGCCGCGCTGCGTGATGAAGCTGGATCTATCTCCCGGGCTCGACGCCGTTTTTGAGAGCTTCAAGCCCAAATGGCGCTACAACATCCGCCTGGCCCAGCGCAAGGGGGTGCGTATCCGCGAAGGAAACGGGCAGGACGTGGACAGGTTCTACGACATCCTACTGGAAACCGCCCGGCGGGACCGGTTCCTTGTGCGGGGACGGAGCTATTTTCACGCTATGTGGCGAGAGCTCTCACAAGACGGCCTTATCCGCCTGTTTCTGGCCGAATACGAGGGGAACACCATCGCGGGGGCGCTCCTGTTCGTAATGGGCCGTCAGGCGTGGTACACATACGGCGCCAGCTCAAACGAGCATCGGAACGTCATGCCGAACCATCTGCTGCAGTGGACCATGATGCAGGAGGCATCAGCTGCCGGCTGCACGGTCTATGATTTCCGGGGAGTCTCCTGCAGCGGCGAGGATCCGGCAAGCGAGCATTTGCAGGGGTTGAACCGATTCAAGGCGGGGTTCAACGCCACGCTGGTGGAATACGTGGGGGAGTTCGACCTTCCGGTTTCGAAAGGCCTGTACGTCGGTTGGACTAAGGTGGCGCCCGCCATCGCCAGTCTGGTGCGCCGCAAGGCGGCCGCGCAGGGGGGCGAGCAGCCGCTGTGA
- a CDS encoding choline-sulfatase — translation MKRPNILIIQTDQHNPKIAGYAGDPLARTQALDALAERSTIFDAAYCQSPLCVPSRLSMLTGRYVGALKAWNNSCELRPDHLTFAEHLGKHGYTTALVGKMHLAGPRWMGGFQHRPYGDLCVDRFCFHQPDPVETWDGRWCNHAVGRFPWAGETEIPESLLADANVTRESLAFLLEHADTAPQQPWLLVAGYSRPHFPLTVPGRYFRRAARAVTSLPPKPVGYPDCLHPHDRYIVEDFHLLDFPEEDHIRALAAYYACVDYVDDCIGELLDGLRKAGLLENTYIIYLSDHGDMCAEKGLWCKRTYYDASARVPLMISGPDIPAGVRIPRPVELADLFPTLCELAGAPVPDALDGVSLTPLLGGDTAAYSRRFARSELLTPLKQTAFRMARDERWKYVEFPQSPPRLFDLQSDPEETSDLLARGAPPPDCPLADLEAASRQGLGWDDIARLQEEDLSSRPPRTRHPGRGPVQYLFRGERVDGDAFLYPGLAEAGDED, via the coding sequence GTGAAACGTCCGAACATTCTGATCATCCAGACCGACCAACATAATCCCAAGATCGCCGGATACGCCGGGGATCCTCTCGCGCGCACTCAGGCGCTGGACGCTCTGGCGGAGCGCTCCACGATCTTCGATGCTGCCTACTGTCAGTCTCCCCTCTGCGTTCCCAGTCGGCTCTCCATGCTGACAGGCCGGTATGTGGGCGCACTGAAAGCCTGGAACAACAGTTGCGAGCTACGTCCCGATCACCTCACATTCGCGGAGCACTTGGGTAAGCACGGTTATACCACCGCGCTGGTCGGCAAGATGCACCTGGCCGGTCCCCGCTGGATGGGCGGTTTCCAGCATCGTCCTTACGGGGACCTGTGCGTTGACCGTTTCTGTTTCCATCAGCCGGACCCCGTGGAGACATGGGACGGCCGCTGGTGCAATCACGCCGTGGGACGCTTCCCCTGGGCAGGCGAGACGGAAATTCCCGAGAGTCTTCTGGCTGATGCCAACGTCACCCGGGAGTCGTTGGCGTTCCTCCTGGAGCACGCGGACACCGCGCCACAGCAGCCGTGGTTGCTGGTGGCCGGCTACAGCCGCCCGCACTTTCCGCTAACCGTTCCCGGCCGCTACTTTCGCCGGGCCGCACGCGCGGTGACCAGCCTGCCTCCGAAGCCGGTCGGATACCCGGATTGCCTGCATCCGCACGACCGCTACATCGTGGAGGACTTTCATCTGCTGGACTTCCCGGAGGAAGATCACATCCGGGCGCTGGCGGCCTATTATGCCTGCGTTGACTATGTGGACGACTGCATCGGCGAGCTGCTGGACGGCCTTCGAAAGGCCGGACTGCTGGAGAATACTTACATCATCTATCTGAGCGATCACGGCGATATGTGCGCAGAGAAGGGCCTGTGGTGCAAGCGCACCTATTATGATGCCTCCGCCCGTGTGCCGCTGATGATCTCTGGCCCGGATATCCCGGCAGGGGTTCGCATCCCGCGGCCGGTGGAGCTTGCGGATCTGTTCCCTACCCTGTGCGAGCTTGCCGGAGCTCCCGTCCCGGACGCTCTGGACGGCGTGAGCCTTACTCCTCTGCTGGGTGGGGACACAGCCGCCTACAGCCGCCGGTTCGCGCGCTCGGAACTGCTGACTCCACTGAAGCAGACCGCGTTCCGCATGGCGAGGGACGAACGCTGGAAGTATGTCGAGTTCCCGCAGTCCCCACCGAGGCTATTCGACTTGCAATCCGACCCGGAGGAGACGAGCGACCTTCTGGCGCGCGGCGCGCCTCCGCCGGACTGTCCGTTGGCCGATCTGGAGGCGGCTTCCCGGCAGGGTCTCGGCTGGGACGACATCGCCCGGCTGCAGGAGGAAGACCTGAGCTCCCGCCCGCCCCGCACCCGGCATCCGGGCAGGGGGCCGGTGCAGTATCTCTTCCGCGGCGAGCGCGTGGACGGGGATGCGTTCCTGTATCCGGGGCTTGCCGAGGCGGGGGACGAAGACTAG
- a CDS encoding arylsulfatase, whose product MPADILMLMTDQHRADWVGALGATHVRTPTLDALAAQGTVLTRCYTPSPLCMPARASFITGMYPHNHGMWDNVGRIPDPRDSILHRLKEAGYRTCHVGKSHLYPHGGGRDLREEEPFMRALGWDDILECTGPLSTQTTTSILTDWMKEQGVYELFLQDYRRRAEVGMHRALWPSPLPDGRHPDDFIAQLAVDYIDRSDPGRPLYLFVGLGGPHSPWDPPERFDTYDPAAMPPPLPRDPAPEWLRGAALEHHREMMSHNPGISTEQWLRVRSLYSARVEHVDSLMGRVLEAWTARRGTETWIIFWSDHGEMAGDKGRCSKSVFYEASARVPAIIRPPEGSAPAVFSGLTSLLDLTATILDAAGCGRDIPNMFGYSLAADAQGWEGRRTVFSEVGERTMAFDGRFKLVCDSHGRTLKLFDLQEDPAESLNLAGHPDHVGTAARLREELLEFLLGTAHRQWREING is encoded by the coding sequence ATGCCCGCTGACATTCTGATGTTGATGACCGACCAGCACCGGGCGGACTGGGTGGGCGCGCTGGGTGCGACCCACGTCCGCACACCCACTCTGGATGCGCTGGCCGCTCAGGGGACGGTCCTCACGCGGTGCTACACTCCGTCCCCTTTGTGTATGCCCGCGCGGGCGTCCTTCATCACAGGGATGTATCCGCACAACCACGGGATGTGGGACAACGTCGGGCGCATTCCCGATCCGCGGGACAGCATTCTGCATCGCCTAAAGGAGGCCGGATACCGGACCTGCCACGTCGGCAAAAGCCACCTGTATCCTCACGGTGGCGGACGGGATCTGAGGGAGGAAGAACCGTTCATGCGGGCGCTCGGGTGGGATGACATCCTGGAATGCACCGGGCCGCTGTCCACGCAGACCACCACCTCCATTTTGACTGACTGGATGAAGGAGCAGGGGGTCTACGAACTGTTCCTGCAGGATTACCGGAGGCGCGCGGAGGTGGGAATGCACCGGGCCCTGTGGCCGTCGCCGCTGCCGGATGGACGGCACCCGGATGACTTCATCGCGCAGCTGGCCGTGGACTATATTGACCGGTCCGACCCCGGACGCCCGCTCTATCTCTTTGTGGGACTGGGCGGCCCGCACAGCCCGTGGGATCCGCCTGAACGCTTCGACACCTACGACCCGGCCGCGATGCCACCTCCGCTGCCGCGCGACCCTGCGCCGGAGTGGCTCCGCGGGGCAGCACTGGAGCACCACCGGGAGATGATGAGCCATAACCCCGGGATCTCCACGGAGCAGTGGCTGCGGGTGCGCAGCCTCTACAGCGCGCGCGTTGAGCATGTGGACTCACTGATGGGCCGGGTGCTGGAAGCCTGGACAGCGCGCCGGGGAACGGAGACCTGGATCATCTTCTGGAGCGACCACGGCGAGATGGCCGGAGACAAAGGGCGCTGCTCCAAGAGCGTGTTTTACGAGGCAAGCGCGCGGGTGCCCGCCATCATCCGGCCGCCCGAAGGCTCCGCGCCCGCCGTCTTCTCCGGGCTGACCTCTCTACTGGACCTGACCGCCACCATTCTGGACGCCGCCGGGTGCGGCCGTGACATCCCGAACATGTTCGGGTATTCGCTGGCCGCAGATGCGCAAGGATGGGAAGGCAGACGGACCGTATTCAGCGAAGTTGGCGAGAGGACCATGGCCTTTGACGGCCGCTTCAAACTGGTCTGCGATAGCCACGGGCGGACGCTGAAGCTGTTCGACCTGCAGGAAGACCCGGCCGAATCCCTGAACCTTGCCGGCCACCCGGATCATGTCGGGACCGCGGCCCGGCTGCGGGAGGAGCTGCTGGAGTTCCTGCTGGGAACCGCGCACCGCCAGTGGCGGGAGATCAACGGTTGA
- a CDS encoding alanine racemase, with protein MSGHAWIRVDLGAIRHNYRQLRSFFGESVLLIPVVKGNAYGHGLQAVGRTLDREGAPMLAVTHVKEARLLRDAGVECPVLLLAPPRGEDAAKAVELGAHSCLMDESGLEELGKAASRVGRKVSVHLKVDTGMGRLGVRPAEAAPLARRVAASEWLSLEGVFSHCAEGWREPAVARQLRVFRDCCNAVQAEGIPVGTRHLAASAAALTLPDARLDAVRIGTLIFGQYPSPSLRQRLQKELDLRDTWRFCSRVIAVRTLMPGTSVGYGAEFQTSRVSRIAVVPVGLADGLGMVPESLNRGRIRGAVKSLLRPRFTLWAAVRGQKAPVVGRVAMQMATLDVTDIPGVEIGDEVELPVRRLAADSSLERIFVDG; from the coding sequence GTGAGCGGGCACGCCTGGATCCGGGTGGATCTGGGGGCCATCCGGCACAACTACCGTCAGCTGCGGTCATTTTTCGGAGAGAGTGTCCTGCTCATCCCGGTCGTCAAGGGCAACGCTTACGGTCACGGGTTGCAGGCGGTGGGCAGGACGCTCGACCGGGAGGGGGCGCCGATGCTGGCGGTCACGCACGTGAAGGAGGCCCGCCTGCTGCGCGATGCGGGCGTGGAGTGCCCCGTCCTGCTTCTGGCTCCCCCGCGCGGAGAGGATGCAGCCAAGGCGGTCGAGCTGGGGGCGCACTCTTGTTTGATGGATGAATCCGGTTTGGAGGAGCTGGGGAAGGCTGCCTCGCGGGTGGGCCGTAAAGTGAGCGTGCATCTGAAGGTGGATACCGGGATGGGGAGGCTGGGAGTCCGGCCCGCGGAGGCTGCTCCGCTGGCGCGCCGCGTGGCCGCGTCCGAATGGCTTTCGCTGGAAGGGGTGTTCAGCCACTGCGCGGAAGGGTGGCGGGAGCCCGCCGTCGCCCGGCAGCTCCGGGTGTTCCGGGATTGCTGCAATGCTGTTCAGGCGGAGGGCATCCCGGTGGGCACACGCCATCTGGCGGCCAGCGCAGCGGCTTTGACCCTGCCGGATGCCCGGCTGGATGCGGTGCGGATCGGCACCCTGATCTTCGGGCAGTATCCTTCCCCTTCTCTCCGGCAGCGGCTTCAGAAGGAACTGGATCTTCGGGATACCTGGCGCTTCTGCAGCCGCGTGATCGCCGTGCGCACGCTGATGCCGGGAACGTCGGTGGGCTACGGTGCGGAGTTCCAGACATCGCGCGTTTCGCGGATCGCCGTGGTGCCGGTGGGGCTGGCCGACGGGTTGGGGATGGTCCCCGAAAGCCTGAACCGCGGCAGGATCCGAGGAGCCGTAAAAAGCCTTCTGCGGCCCCGGTTCACGCTGTGGGCCGCCGTCCGGGGCCAGAAAGCCCCCGTGGTGGGTAGAGTGGCGATGCAAATGGCCACTCTGGATGTGACGGATATCCCCGGCGTTGAGATCGGCGACGAGGTGGAACTGCCGGTCCGGAGACTTGCCGCCGACAGCTCCCTCGAGCGCATCTTTGTGGACGGGTAG
- the serS gene encoding serine--tRNA ligase: MLDIRLIRSEPEAVRQALSRRGEAAAIDELLALDARRRELITQSEQLKARQNQASEEISRIKREGGDATAIIAEMKDISARVKGLDAECRSVESEMEAMLAKLPNIPHESVPDGLSEECNVPVDHWGEPRRFDFAPRPHWEIAEALDILDFERGARIAGSGFVLYKKGGARLERALINFMLDMHISRHGYVEMYPPFLTRSEVLYGSGKLPKFADDMYHVQLDDLWLNPTAEVPITGIHVDEILPPGSLPLKYVAYCASFRREAGAAGKDTRGLIRLHQFDKVELFQFTEPEKSYDALEEMLRHARAVLEALELPYRVLNCCAGDIGQAASKMYDVEVWAPGLERWLEVSSVSNCTDYQARRSNIRFRREAGAKPELVHTLNGSGIALPRTVIAILENGQREDGSVTIPNALRPYMGGMEELRPEG; this comes from the coding sequence ATGCTTGACATTAGGCTCATCAGGTCCGAGCCCGAGGCTGTACGCCAGGCGTTGAGCCGGCGGGGCGAGGCGGCGGCCATAGACGAACTGCTGGCGCTGGATGCACGCCGACGGGAGCTGATCACACAGTCCGAGCAGCTCAAGGCCCGGCAGAACCAGGCTTCCGAAGAGATCAGCCGCATCAAGCGGGAAGGCGGCGACGCCACGGCCATCATCGCGGAGATGAAGGACATCAGCGCCCGCGTCAAGGGACTGGACGCGGAGTGCCGCTCTGTGGAATCCGAAATGGAAGCCATGCTGGCGAAGCTGCCGAACATCCCGCACGAGAGCGTCCCGGACGGGCTGTCCGAAGAGTGTAATGTCCCTGTGGACCACTGGGGCGAACCGCGCAGGTTCGACTTTGCACCCCGCCCGCACTGGGAGATTGCGGAAGCCCTGGACATCCTGGACTTCGAGCGCGGGGCGCGCATCGCTGGATCGGGATTCGTGCTTTACAAGAAGGGCGGCGCGCGTCTGGAGCGGGCGCTGATCAACTTCATGCTGGACATGCACATCTCGCGGCACGGCTACGTGGAGATGTATCCGCCCTTCCTGACCCGGTCCGAGGTGTTATACGGGAGCGGCAAGCTGCCGAAGTTCGCGGACGACATGTATCACGTCCAGCTGGACGACCTGTGGCTGAATCCGACGGCGGAGGTGCCCATCACGGGCATCCATGTGGATGAGATCCTGCCGCCCGGTTCTCTGCCGCTGAAGTACGTGGCCTACTGCGCCAGCTTCCGGCGGGAGGCCGGCGCGGCCGGCAAGGACACACGGGGGCTCATCCGGCTGCATCAGTTCGATAAGGTGGAGCTGTTCCAGTTCACAGAGCCGGAGAAAAGCTACGATGCCCTGGAGGAGATGCTTCGGCACGCAAGGGCCGTGCTGGAGGCGCTGGAGCTGCCGTACAGAGTGCTGAACTGCTGCGCCGGGGACATCGGCCAGGCGGCCAGCAAGATGTACGACGTGGAGGTCTGGGCGCCAGGGCTGGAGCGCTGGCTGGAGGTCTCAAGCGTCTCCAACTGCACGGACTATCAGGCGCGGCGGTCCAACATCCGCTTCCGGCGTGAGGCGGGCGCAAAGCCGGAGCTGGTGCACACGCTGAACGGAAGCGGCATCGCGCTGCCCCGCACGGTGATCGCCATCCTTGAGAACGGCCAGCGCGAGGACGGCTCGGTCACCATCCCCAATGCTCTCCGCCCGTATATGGGTGGAATGGAGGAGCTGAGGCCCGAAGGTTAA
- a CDS encoding hypothetical protein (possible pseudo, frameshifted), translating to MTAEEQDRHRRLEWFRAARFGMFVHWGLYSQIGRHEWAMNRERIPLEEYEKLADTFRPLPCPARMWAELAVETGMRYIVMTTKHHEGYCLWDTKLTDYNCCEAWPRAGSGGGVRGSRTSGRAARGPVLQPERLAPPGRPRMPL from the coding sequence ATGACCGCCGAAGAACAGGACAGACACAGACGCCTGGAATGGTTCCGCGCCGCGCGCTTCGGAATGTTCGTGCACTGGGGGCTGTATTCCCAGATCGGCCGGCACGAATGGGCGATGAACCGGGAGCGCATCCCGCTGGAGGAGTACGAGAAGCTGGCGGATACCTTCCGGCCGCTGCCCTGCCCCGCCAGAATGTGGGCGGAGCTGGCCGTCGAGACCGGCATGCGCTACATCGTGATGACCACAAAGCATCACGAAGGATACTGCCTGTGGGACACGAAGCTGACAGACTACAACTGCTGTGAAGCGTGGCCCCGGGCGGGATCTGGTGGCGGAGTTCGTGGAAGCCGCACGTCAGGCAGGGCTGCGCGTGGGCCTGTATTACAGCCTGAACGACTGGCACCACCCGGACGGCCGAGAATGCCTCTATGA